From the Deinococcus arcticus genome, one window contains:
- a CDS encoding SMI1/KNR4 family protein codes for MTVENSSSAWIDYRQAFTRMADELHGNPHFTVERFELGDALSAADIQALETETGYALTADLRAFYGQMNGVRLKWFLNPDLSEQERQAFFLSSPEMDVENRSDAFASAAIHILPLREVLTRPWGDEVYYDPELGFHGQALSEEDFHQSMRPFDLFSEYRACILAFTRKKDPAVFLLDDHYGIWDESKGTDVRSYLNFILATKGQSDARKRWLYEYEGYQQRVSF; via the coding sequence ATGACGGTGGAGAACAGCTCCTCAGCCTGGATCGACTACCGGCAGGCTTTCACGCGAATGGCCGACGAGCTTCACGGGAATCCGCACTTCACGGTGGAGCGGTTCGAACTGGGGGACGCGCTGTCCGCCGCCGACATTCAGGCCCTCGAGACCGAAACCGGTTACGCGTTGACGGCCGATCTTCGGGCCTTCTACGGCCAGATGAATGGGGTCAGGCTGAAGTGGTTTCTCAACCCTGACCTCAGTGAACAGGAACGTCAGGCCTTTTTCCTGTCGTCCCCGGAGATGGACGTCGAGAACCGCAGTGATGCGTTCGCCTCGGCGGCGATCCACATTCTGCCGCTTCGGGAGGTGCTGACCCGGCCGTGGGGCGACGAGGTGTACTACGACCCTGAGCTGGGCTTTCACGGTCAGGCGCTGAGCGAGGAGGACTTTCACCAGAGCATGCGGCCGTTCGACCTGTTCAGCGAGTACCGTGCGTGCATCCTGGCCTTCACCCGGAAGAAAGACCCGGCGGTTTTCCTGCTCGACGATCATTACGGGATCTGGGACGAGTCGAAGGGCACAGATGTCCGGTCGTACCTCAATTTCATTCTGGCCACCAAGGGGCAGTCAGACGCCAGAAAACGGTGGCTGTACGAGTACGAGGGCTACCAGCAGCGCGTGTCGTTTTGA
- a CDS encoding gamma-glutamyl-gamma-aminobutyrate hydrolase family protein codes for MKLRVGVFESSRIADIERIFHHYYPDSRLTHVKSHLQLSEVDAVLAGGGPDLNPELYGQEDRACRHVNKARDARDLDLMHGLLGARLPFLGLCRGAQLLNVALNGTLYQDLATERGQGHLPVHSVAFSGTGARHLGDRTQVNSTHHQGIDRLGDGLEVIGRAADGLPEAWFRAGAIGVQFHPETLIHENPSWLRLFDWWLAGAA; via the coding sequence ATGAAATTGCGCGTTGGGGTCTTCGAGAGCAGCAGGATTGCCGACATCGAGCGGATCTTTCATCATTACTACCCGGACAGCCGACTCACTCACGTCAAGTCACACTTGCAATTGAGTGAGGTCGATGCGGTGCTTGCGGGCGGTGGGCCCGACCTGAATCCTGAGCTCTACGGGCAGGAAGACCGCGCCTGCCGTCACGTGAACAAGGCGCGCGACGCCCGTGATCTGGACCTCATGCACGGGTTGCTCGGCGCCAGGCTGCCCTTTCTTGGTTTGTGCCGTGGCGCGCAGCTCCTCAACGTCGCGCTGAACGGCACCCTCTACCAGGACCTCGCCACTGAGCGTGGCCAGGGTCATCTCCCGGTGCATTCCGTCGCCTTCAGCGGAACAGGCGCCCGTCACCTCGGCGACCGCACTCAGGTCAATTCGACCCACCACCAGGGCATCGATCGTCTCGGCGATGGACTCGAGGTCATCGGCCGCGCCGCCGACGGGCTCCCCGAAGCCTGGTTCCGAGCCGGCGCCATCGGTGTCCAGTTCCATCCGGAAACCCTGATTCACGAGAATCCCTCCTGGCTCAGGCTCTTCGACTGGTGGCTGGCAGGTGCGGCGTGA
- a CDS encoding HNH endonuclease has product MRDGRDVLATLLRHEAKANTYKFALVRALNDLALEYPWWPQQPVIVPLRRVAERWLVSYWPFVGEQEVQQGVRPIRGGVQRQDMSFRAALTRLRHAWDALPYTRGHPADGALLLAEYRAGRGRLEPHLLTLTEQALDATTQAVKQPVKYAGTSGAYGLFSAPAPVRTLPGHPLPGAQPEELAFVVPADLWQALRDLSLWVEALSLHEWSLFVERVDQTPAVTRGEVFTLLTAAPEARVPLTWERNQVRMLLLEGHGLTCPWTGRALRAEGFQLDHLIPVSVHPINEWWNLIPSDPQHNMHVKRARIPGESRLHQALPILTQTYAAYTAVPSLATSFLSDVQGRFGHVPAPAHLAQEVVQLSHAVAQARNVPRY; this is encoded by the coding sequence ATGCGTGACGGCCGTGACGTGCTTGCGACCCTCCTGCGTCACGAGGCGAAGGCCAACACCTATAAGTTCGCGCTGGTCCGCGCCCTGAATGATCTGGCGCTCGAGTACCCCTGGTGGCCGCAGCAGCCTGTCATCGTGCCGCTGCGCCGGGTGGCGGAACGCTGGCTGGTCTCCTACTGGCCGTTTGTTGGTGAACAGGAAGTGCAGCAAGGCGTCCGCCCCATCCGGGGCGGCGTCCAGCGTCAGGACATGAGCTTCCGTGCGGCGCTGACCCGGCTGCGCCACGCCTGGGACGCGCTGCCCTACACCCGCGGCCACCCGGCCGACGGCGCCCTCCTCCTGGCTGAGTACCGGGCGGGCCGGGGCCGGCTTGAGCCGCACCTCCTCACCCTGACGGAGCAGGCGCTGGACGCCACCACACAGGCCGTGAAGCAGCCGGTGAAGTACGCCGGGACCAGCGGCGCCTACGGCCTCTTCAGTGCACCCGCGCCGGTCCGGACCCTGCCGGGCCACCCACTGCCCGGCGCGCAGCCTGAAGAACTGGCGTTCGTCGTTCCAGCTGATCTCTGGCAGGCCCTGCGGGACTTGTCCCTCTGGGTTGAGGCGCTGAGCCTGCACGAATGGAGCCTGTTCGTCGAGCGGGTCGATCAAACCCCCGCCGTCACCCGCGGCGAGGTGTTCACCCTGCTGACAGCTGCTCCAGAGGCCCGGGTGCCCCTGACCTGGGAGCGGAACCAGGTGAGGATGCTGCTCCTCGAAGGCCACGGATTGACCTGTCCCTGGACCGGGCGTGCCCTCAGGGCGGAGGGCTTCCAGCTCGACCACCTGATTCCAGTCTCGGTTCATCCGATCAACGAATGGTGGAACCTGATCCCAAGTGATCCGCAGCACAACATGCATGTCAAGCGCGCCCGTATTCCTGGGGAAAGCAGGCTCCATCAGGCGCTGCCCATCCTCACGCAGACGTACGCGGCATACACGGCGGTGCCCAGCCTGGCCACCAGCTTCCTGAGCGACGTGCAGGGACGATTCGGCCACGTGCCGGCCCCTGCGCATCTCGCCCAGGAGGTGGTTCAGCTGAGCCACGCCGTGGCGCAGGCGCGGAATGTGCCGCGCTACTGA
- a CDS encoding HNH endonuclease gives MKLLPVLEAAQVQPYASGGPHEVGNGLLLRSDLHCLDDQGFVAVDPDDRRLLASRHGQEEVHDGHYCHALAGQTLAKSQRGLTPPNRERLLDYAEPPSYA, from the coding sequence GTGAAGCTCCTGCCAGTGCTTGAAGCGGCCCAGGTTCAGCCGTACGCATCGGGCGGCCCGCACGAGGTCGGCAATGGGCTTCTGCTGCGCAGCGACCTGCACTGCCTGGACGATCAGGGCTTCGTCGCAGTGGATCCGGATGACCGGCGCCTCCTGGCGAGCCGCCACGGCCAGGAAGAGGTCCACGATGGCCACTACTGTCACGCCCTGGCAGGCCAGACGCTCGCTAAATCTCAGCGCGGACTCACTCCTCCGAATCGGGAGCGGCTGCTGGATTACGCGGAGCCCCCCTCCTATGCGTGA
- a CDS encoding eCIS core domain-containing protein, whose product MTFVQRRKSHKAAVQPAALPVLPQLAEQNVRQARAQQALQQHTRRPVAAQRQVVQAPLRAAALEQAEAERLQSRREAVQAQLSPLAPSPELVQAALQRQTQPANSPVVQPQTPAEWVTVMRARAEAVEGQTLDARTYAAFTALQRQVAATLAQGFRHDKGPPQARYDAYGEHLASLQRQALSAPIARVVLGMVPAGERLALQRAVDAAAQRFEGQARQDAEVLQGLALQRELAELDAQATQPVLARIQARRGAGSPLPEAIRRHLERGLNHDLSKVRIHDDAEADTLAKGVHAVAFTTGTDIFFQSGKFDPNTQSGLELLAHEVTHVVQQGQGRVGTGIDPDRGLETEAQRTGAKLAQVMPSPKSLLPPVPHQDGPYAPGIYSPRAALARVQDGAASHALLTPLRALQRHPDLTIQRSVVGDKLSELAGNIPGYKPLTMALGFDPVAGRAVKADPNALLTALGQFVPGPFRDMVKVVREQNLLGKAWTWFKGELTKLQLGKVVTDLKASLSGLPNLAKAKGILVAATNKVRALVVQSARKLADITLSAITAGLGPAGKRIMAQLRQAGDVITQVLKNPGQFAKNLMNALKQGFMGFVGRSGQWIQKGLGDWLMGSANIQFPRNLNVEGVLMTALSIMDLGYDALRARLLKELGPGAEKKIAFLEGAGGALGQLKGNVGKAPELKAVAPQLGGQVISGIKTEVTETLVKKGIQRVALMFNPAGAAIGALMTAWSTIQTVIDRGRQIMGVIMTALSSVREIAAGNVAGAARYVEQTVGKALPVMFSFAANFLGIGNLGTRIRKLVGGMRRKLGIDKLIDAVMARLKKIVGAGKTLAANGMQQGRAAARQAITALKGIITPIQKFQVGKEKHSVWVEMKGRQPVIMVASTPADAMTHLAELRQKCIKLGVHTQPGVRAGLATAATVINQEKRRMAQAVGPAVATSHVGTGAADPKKQANSVVQRVRQALITVYEALDQAQHRSAVVTINGTPVTDGVLNQLILQAVHSSKAYARLQADTARHTGQIQGQLGTGTGQNQAMANVTVHLGPGESFEGIYKAAKELPVKFNLKVQVTVHHQPTAQATTPTMELVISNARKIFAKRIALFVTKGGSYSVKNSGGHHKPTDLMCREIQTICQSAGISERQLSRELLIFSQTRQLAPKLRSSVGGITALMSVLSGAESSRGATNIMSLRMMLDLIGAGKMTFREAFEGRQFTRFGGGAYPFSMQSGESGARVFEQRLTAILKGVPSNASGSATQPRATPQAVEFERRTASLARAWIAHTKMKAFPSKQVFVSWLVEQID is encoded by the coding sequence ATGACGTTCGTGCAGCGCCGCAAATCTCACAAGGCCGCCGTTCAGCCGGCTGCGCTGCCCGTCTTACCGCAGCTTGCCGAACAGAACGTCCGGCAGGCTCGGGCCCAGCAGGCCCTGCAGCAGCACACCCGGCGGCCCGTGGCTGCGCAGCGGCAGGTGGTGCAGGCGCCACTGCGGGCCGCGGCACTTGAACAGGCGGAGGCTGAACGTCTCCAAAGCCGACGTGAGGCGGTGCAGGCACAACTGTCACCTCTTGCCCCGTCCCCAGAGCTCGTGCAGGCCGCTCTCCAACGGCAGACCCAGCCTGCGAATTCCCCCGTGGTTCAGCCTCAGACGCCGGCGGAGTGGGTGACGGTGATGCGGGCCCGGGCAGAGGCGGTCGAAGGGCAGACCCTGGATGCCCGGACGTACGCCGCCTTCACGGCCCTTCAGCGTCAGGTGGCCGCCACGCTCGCCCAGGGGTTTCGCCACGACAAGGGCCCGCCTCAGGCCCGCTACGACGCCTACGGTGAGCATCTGGCGTCCTTGCAGCGTCAGGCGCTCAGCGCCCCGATCGCGCGGGTGGTGCTGGGCATGGTGCCGGCAGGCGAGCGCCTGGCCCTGCAGCGGGCAGTGGACGCGGCGGCGCAGCGGTTCGAGGGGCAGGCGCGCCAGGACGCTGAGGTCCTGCAGGGCCTGGCGTTACAACGTGAACTGGCCGAACTGGATGCGCAGGCCACGCAACCGGTGCTGGCCCGCATTCAGGCGCGGCGTGGGGCAGGTAGTCCATTGCCTGAAGCCATCCGCCGGCACTTGGAGCGGGGCCTGAACCATGACCTGAGCAAGGTGCGGATCCACGATGACGCCGAAGCCGACACGCTGGCCAAAGGCGTACATGCGGTCGCGTTCACGACAGGCACGGACATTTTTTTCCAGAGCGGGAAATTTGATCCAAATACGCAGAGCGGTCTTGAATTGCTGGCCCACGAGGTCACGCACGTGGTTCAGCAGGGCCAGGGCCGTGTGGGTACGGGCATCGACCCCGACCGCGGCCTGGAGACTGAGGCGCAGCGGACGGGGGCGAAACTCGCCCAGGTTATGCCCAGCCCCAAGAGCCTCCTGCCGCCTGTGCCTCACCAGGATGGCCCATACGCCCCAGGGATCTACAGTCCACGCGCCGCCCTGGCTCGCGTGCAAGACGGCGCTGCCAGTCACGCCCTCTTGACCCCACTGCGTGCCCTGCAGCGGCACCCGGACCTGACGATCCAGCGCAGCGTGGTGGGTGACAAGCTCAGCGAACTGGCGGGCAACATCCCGGGCTATAAGCCGCTGACGATGGCCCTCGGTTTCGATCCGGTGGCCGGCAGGGCCGTCAAAGCCGATCCCAATGCCCTACTGACCGCCCTGGGGCAGTTCGTGCCGGGGCCCTTCAGAGACATGGTGAAGGTCGTGCGCGAGCAGAACCTCTTGGGCAAGGCTTGGACATGGTTTAAAGGCGAGCTGACCAAATTGCAGCTCGGCAAGGTGGTGACGGACCTCAAGGCTTCCCTGAGCGGGCTGCCAAATCTCGCGAAGGCCAAAGGCATTCTGGTGGCCGCCACGAACAAGGTCCGTGCGCTGGTGGTGCAGTCGGCCCGCAAGCTGGCCGACATTACCCTGAGCGCCATCACCGCCGGGCTGGGCCCGGCGGGCAAGCGCATCATGGCGCAGCTGCGCCAAGCGGGCGACGTCATCACCCAGGTGCTGAAGAACCCCGGCCAGTTCGCCAAAAACCTGATGAACGCCCTCAAGCAGGGGTTCATGGGGTTCGTGGGGCGGTCCGGGCAGTGGATTCAGAAGGGTCTGGGCGACTGGCTGATGGGCAGCGCTAACATCCAGTTCCCCAGGAATCTGAATGTCGAAGGCGTCCTGATGACGGCCCTGAGCATCATGGACCTGGGCTACGACGCGCTGCGGGCCCGCCTGCTCAAGGAACTGGGGCCGGGAGCAGAGAAGAAGATCGCCTTCCTGGAAGGGGCAGGCGGGGCCCTCGGGCAGCTCAAGGGCAACGTGGGCAAAGCCCCGGAGCTGAAGGCTGTGGCCCCCCAGCTGGGCGGGCAGGTCATCAGTGGCATCAAGACCGAGGTGACGGAAACGCTGGTCAAAAAGGGCATTCAACGCGTGGCCCTGATGTTCAATCCGGCGGGGGCCGCGATCGGCGCGCTCATGACCGCCTGGAGCACCATCCAGACCGTGATCGACAGGGGCCGGCAGATCATGGGGGTGATCATGACCGCGCTGAGCAGTGTCCGGGAGATCGCGGCCGGAAACGTGGCGGGCGCGGCCCGGTACGTGGAGCAGACGGTCGGGAAAGCGCTGCCCGTGATGTTCAGCTTCGCGGCGAACTTCCTGGGCATCGGGAACCTCGGGACGCGCATCAGGAAATTGGTGGGAGGCATGCGCCGGAAGCTGGGCATCGACAAGCTCATCGATGCCGTCATGGCACGGCTCAAAAAGATCGTGGGGGCCGGGAAGACCTTAGCGGCCAACGGCATGCAGCAGGGCCGGGCAGCCGCCCGTCAAGCCATCACGGCCCTGAAAGGCATCATTACGCCGATTCAGAAGTTCCAGGTCGGGAAAGAGAAGCACAGCGTCTGGGTGGAAATGAAGGGCCGTCAACCGGTGATCATGGTGGCGTCCACGCCGGCCGACGCCATGACGCACCTCGCAGAGCTGCGGCAGAAGTGCATCAAGCTGGGGGTTCACACGCAACCCGGCGTGCGGGCTGGTCTGGCCACCGCTGCCACCGTCATCAATCAGGAAAAGCGGCGCATGGCTCAGGCGGTTGGCCCGGCCGTCGCGACCTCGCATGTCGGCACCGGCGCCGCCGATCCCAAGAAGCAGGCCAACAGTGTGGTGCAGCGGGTGCGTCAAGCCCTGATCACCGTGTATGAAGCGCTTGATCAGGCGCAACACCGGTCTGCGGTCGTGACGATCAATGGAACGCCAGTGACGGACGGCGTGCTCAACCAATTGATCCTGCAGGCCGTTCATAGCTCGAAAGCGTACGCAAGGCTTCAGGCGGATACCGCACGGCACACCGGCCAGATTCAAGGCCAGCTGGGGACCGGTACAGGGCAGAACCAGGCCATGGCCAACGTCACCGTTCACCTGGGCCCAGGCGAGTCGTTCGAGGGCATCTACAAGGCGGCCAAGGAGCTGCCCGTGAAGTTCAACCTGAAGGTGCAGGTGACCGTTCACCATCAACCCACGGCGCAGGCCACGACCCCGACGATGGAACTCGTGATCTCCAATGCCCGCAAGATCTTCGCGAAGCGGATTGCCCTGTTCGTGACCAAAGGCGGTTCGTACTCGGTCAAGAACTCGGGCGGGCACCACAAGCCCACGGACCTCATGTGTAGAGAAATTCAAACGATCTGTCAGAGCGCTGGAATCAGCGAGCGCCAGCTCAGTCGGGAACTCCTCATCTTTTCGCAGACAAGGCAACTCGCACCGAAGCTGAGGTCGTCTGTTGGAGGCATCACCGCGTTGATGAGTGTGCTGTCAGGCGCTGAATCATCGCGCGGGGCGACGAACATCATGTCCCTGCGAATGATGCTGGATTTGATCGGCGCCGGAAAAATGACCTTTAGGGAAGCGTTTGAGGGACGTCAGTTCACTCGCTTCGGGGGCGGGGCCTATCCTTTCTCGATGCAGAGTGGGGAAAGTGGAGCGCGTGTCTTTGAGCAACGGTTGACCGCCATTTTGAAGGGGGTTCCCTCGAATGCGAGCGGAAGCGCCACTCAACCGAGAGCCACGCCTCAGGCTGTGGAGTTTGAGCGAAGAACAGCCAGCCTGGCACGTGCCTGGATTGCACATACCAAAATGAAGGCCTTCCCTTCCAAGCAAGTCTTTGTCTCTTGGCTTGTTGAGCAGATCGACTGA
- a CDS encoding antitoxin Xre-like helix-turn-helix domain-containing protein, with protein sequence MAHTAGSSALPIATLSLVLELLTAVGLTQPQQAQLLGLERHTLRRALQAPLPLNLSPEQLTRLRLSVEIATALRTLYADHSAGGWFGRPNGRAPFEGQTPLAYVLDGGTPALLDTHRLLLSDLTGQFSASAEARALAASLPQPEIDLDE encoded by the coding sequence ATGGCACACACCGCCGGCAGTTCAGCCCTCCCGATTGCCACCCTGTCGCTGGTGCTTGAGCTGCTGACGGCCGTCGGTCTGACACAGCCTCAGCAGGCGCAGCTCCTGGGGCTGGAGCGTCACACGCTCCGGCGCGCGCTGCAGGCCCCGCTCCCGCTCAACCTTTCCCCAGAGCAGCTGACCCGTCTGCGTTTGAGCGTGGAGATCGCAACGGCCCTGCGGACGTTGTACGCCGACCATTCAGCAGGCGGGTGGTTCGGGCGTCCGAACGGACGGGCGCCCTTTGAAGGCCAGACGCCGCTGGCGTACGTCCTCGACGGCGGGACCCCAGCGCTGCTCGACACGCATCGCCTGCTCCTCAGCGATCTCACTGGCCAGTTCAGCGCTTCAGCTGAAGCGCGGGCGCTGGCGGCAAGCCTGCCTCAGCCTGAGATCGACCTGGACGAATAG
- a CDS encoding replication initiator protein A — protein MSRPSRKGAVDVTADVPLPLRLGDGTHSGHDELNVARLSLISAQSRVPASYTSWTRTYQSGDRTVTVTCTALTGHVVPHGLDNDVMVAIINLYLEDGCPEDGTVRVSMHRLLLAAGLHGSAHYYREVRQCLRRLQSTSYQITQGWWSQGRQRHMDATFNYLWKVTATREDEYDASSVLEIRLPDEVARSIREGYVKPLDLTLYRELSSPPVRAVYRVLDALRWDSGSAQDRVTLNLLEWGERLSIYSTEPDKIRRVLQPAHDELRERGILLDVEVNGRGKAQELTYVFAPTDRLPDPDLLKALTQRGMYPAVAGKYLSEHPDPVPIHLALRRFDAYPGKKQNAGALLRDMLIHPERYAEVVPVQADEPRPAPAAKVLGDMEAATVEAQQIEELQALSPERQLTRLERLLTFARVTPLLSVLDRDRLRTAVLAGQLDVVTVVRLVTRDITQAPADKAERLRSLLPD, from the coding sequence ATGAGTCGGCCTTCCCGGAAAGGCGCGGTGGATGTGACGGCCGACGTGCCGCTGCCGCTGCGCCTCGGTGACGGCACCCACAGCGGTCATGACGAACTGAACGTCGCGCGGCTCTCACTCATCAGCGCCCAATCCCGCGTCCCGGCCAGCTATACCAGCTGGACCCGGACGTACCAGAGTGGTGACCGGACCGTGACGGTCACCTGCACCGCGCTGACCGGCCACGTGGTGCCCCACGGCCTGGACAACGACGTGATGGTGGCCATCATCAATCTGTATCTCGAAGATGGGTGCCCTGAAGACGGGACCGTGCGCGTGTCCATGCACCGGCTGCTGCTGGCCGCCGGGCTGCACGGCAGCGCGCATTACTACCGCGAGGTGCGCCAGTGTCTGCGGCGCCTGCAGAGCACGAGCTATCAGATCACCCAGGGCTGGTGGTCACAGGGTCGGCAACGCCACATGGACGCCACGTTCAACTACCTCTGGAAGGTCACGGCGACCCGCGAGGACGAGTACGACGCGAGCAGCGTCCTGGAGATCCGGCTGCCAGACGAGGTGGCGCGGAGCATCCGGGAGGGCTACGTCAAGCCGCTCGACCTGACCTTGTACCGGGAGCTCAGCAGTCCACCAGTCCGGGCGGTATACCGCGTCTTGGACGCCCTACGCTGGGACTCCGGGTCCGCGCAGGACCGGGTGACGCTCAACCTGCTGGAATGGGGCGAGCGGCTGAGCATCTACAGCACCGAACCGGACAAGATCAGACGGGTGCTGCAGCCGGCGCATGACGAGCTGCGGGAGCGCGGCATCCTGCTGGACGTCGAAGTCAACGGCCGAGGAAAGGCGCAGGAGCTGACCTACGTGTTCGCGCCGACCGACCGTTTGCCTGACCCGGACCTGCTCAAAGCCCTCACGCAACGGGGCATGTACCCGGCCGTGGCCGGGAAATACCTGAGCGAACATCCTGATCCGGTTCCCATTCACCTCGCGCTGCGCCGGTTCGACGCCTACCCGGGGAAGAAGCAGAACGCGGGCGCCCTGCTGCGCGACATGCTGATCCACCCGGAGCGGTACGCCGAGGTGGTGCCAGTCCAGGCAGACGAGCCCCGCCCGGCACCGGCGGCGAAGGTCCTGGGCGACATGGAAGCGGCGACAGTTGAAGCGCAGCAGATTGAGGAACTGCAGGCCCTCTCACCGGAACGGCAGCTCACGCGACTCGAGCGCCTGCTGACCTTCGCCCGGGTCACGCCACTGCTCTCCGTTCTCGATCGGGACCGCCTGCGGACCGCGGTCCTGGCGGGCCAGCTGGACGTGGTGACGGTCGTCCGGCTGGTCACCCGGGACATCACCCAGGCGCCAGCTGATAAAGCAGAACGCCTGCGATCACTGCTGCCAGATTAA
- a CDS encoding zinc ribbon domain-containing protein has translation MAFHDPDRFITRNHTSSYPLLESLFEGRSSEASTHGPKGRIFDLPAGLQVTALDAHHLQVGEHVLRTDVFALPSAPLIAVVAASPLFRQYEGLDALLQALHDPDTGVDAFRRQLSAVVAGGLRSEQPAQLVNPSSGFLASWRPDQTRFIRTDEGHWFTALGCELNPSADLLSAPVRTTFGVDLGSSPVVCAAGGDRRVLGFGGQHFPLLDDLRRRRDYEEAERWVLRMLTYAVGRAEAEAAIRYLAEHGRTVYAEALTLEGMWGGFVANGRLQATFDFHFAWLPQGLYRAGVPFKRVSARGTSRLCHLHIHTIGKRLGRQFFCPECDGQQHADTNAAFNILDRGLARFGVLPMRRVRSLRRAGQEAKRRSGTYQSE, from the coding sequence ATGGCTTTTCACGATCCCGACAGATTCATCACTCGCAACCACACGTCCAGCTACCCACTCCTCGAGAGCCTGTTCGAGGGTCGGTCCTCGGAAGCCAGCACGCACGGCCCCAAAGGCCGCATCTTCGACCTGCCCGCAGGATTGCAGGTGACGGCCCTCGACGCGCATCACCTGCAGGTCGGTGAGCACGTGCTCCGCACAGACGTCTTTGCCCTGCCTTCAGCGCCGCTGATCGCGGTGGTCGCGGCCTCCCCACTCTTCCGGCAGTACGAGGGGCTGGACGCCCTCCTGCAGGCGCTGCATGACCCGGACACCGGCGTTGACGCCTTCAGACGGCAGCTGTCAGCGGTCGTCGCCGGTGGGCTCCGGAGCGAGCAGCCGGCACAACTCGTGAACCCCTCAAGTGGGTTCTTGGCCAGCTGGCGGCCCGACCAGACCCGCTTCATCCGGACGGATGAGGGCCACTGGTTCACCGCACTCGGCTGCGAGCTGAATCCGAGTGCCGACCTTCTGTCCGCGCCCGTCCGGACGACCTTTGGGGTCGACCTGGGCAGCTCACCGGTGGTGTGCGCGGCCGGCGGGGACCGCCGCGTTCTGGGATTCGGTGGCCAGCACTTTCCCTTGCTGGATGACCTGCGCCGCCGCCGTGACTACGAGGAAGCAGAACGGTGGGTGCTGCGCATGCTGACCTACGCGGTCGGGCGTGCAGAGGCCGAAGCCGCAATCCGGTATCTCGCCGAGCATGGCCGGACGGTCTACGCCGAGGCCCTGACCCTCGAGGGCATGTGGGGCGGGTTTGTGGCCAATGGCCGCCTGCAGGCGACCTTCGACTTCCACTTCGCTTGGCTCCCACAAGGGCTGTACCGGGCCGGTGTGCCGTTCAAGCGGGTCAGTGCGCGTGGGACGAGCCGCCTGTGCCATCTCCATATCCATACGATCGGCAAACGTCTGGGGAGACAGTTCTTCTGCCCTGAGTGTGACGGGCAGCAGCACGCGGACACCAACGCGGCATTCAACATCCTTGACCGGGGGTTGGCCCGCTTCGGTGTCCTGCCGATGCGCCGAGTCCGTTCCCTGCGCCGCGCCGGTCAAGAAGCGAAGCGGCGCAGCGGCACCTACCAGTCTGAGTGA
- a CDS encoding gamma-glutamylcyclotransferase, protein MSVQLDGQQIRARRELLGLTLQEVASKAGVTRQYVSSVEAGKIQLVPPGVARIVETVGLTVTFGSPETGDFPRHFFTYGSMKPGFLRAGIVEGNLPEGHQPAFVAGYRLYDSGMDYPCLVRSDDPRDLVHGVVYEFTDLTIRKALQTFDVIEGVNDNPPLFRRHRSVALSATDDPDQSAVPCWVYLYVPSVKDLKPVKDGTWTKEKGRRK, encoded by the coding sequence GTGAGCGTTCAGCTCGACGGCCAGCAGATCCGGGCGCGGCGTGAACTGCTGGGACTCACCCTGCAGGAGGTCGCCAGCAAAGCCGGCGTCACCCGCCAGTACGTGAGCTCTGTGGAGGCCGGCAAGATTCAGCTCGTCCCGCCTGGCGTCGCCCGCATCGTCGAGACCGTGGGGCTGACCGTCACCTTCGGGTCGCCGGAAACCGGCGACTTTCCGAGACACTTCTTTACCTACGGCAGCATGAAACCTGGCTTCCTGCGCGCCGGCATCGTCGAGGGCAACCTGCCGGAAGGGCACCAACCCGCCTTTGTGGCTGGGTACCGTCTCTATGACAGCGGAATGGACTACCCCTGTCTGGTCCGCAGCGATGATCCCCGGGACCTGGTGCACGGCGTGGTCTACGAGTTCACCGATCTGACCATCCGCAAGGCGCTGCAGACCTTCGACGTGATCGAAGGGGTCAATGACAACCCACCGCTGTTCCGCCGCCACCGCAGTGTTGCCCTGAGCGCCACGGACGACCCCGACCAGTCCGCCGTGCCGTGTTGGGTCTACCTCTACGTGCCATCCGTCAAAGACCTGAAGCCGGTCAAGGACGGCACCTGGACGAAAGAGAAAGGAAGGAGAAAATGA